The Streptomyces sp. NBC_01275 genome has a segment encoding these proteins:
- the iolC gene encoding 5-dehydro-2-deoxygluconokinase — MAYDLITMGRIGVDLYPLQTGVPLPQVTSFGKFLGGSATNVAVAAARLGRDTAVISRTGDDPFGVYLHEALRGFGVDDRWVTPVPGLPTPVTFCEVFPPDDFPLYFYRQPKAPDLEIDAHSLDLDAVREARIFWVTGTGLSEEPSRTATLAALAHRAKAGTTVFDLDWRPMFWSDPDTARPFYEEALKHTTVAVGNLDEVEVATGVREPQAAAQALLDAGVELAVVKQGPKGVLAVNSKGESAEVPPLPVDVLNGLGAGDAFGGSLCHGLLAGWDLEKIMRHGNAAGAIVASRLECSSAMPTVAEVEAALKAGAVR; from the coding sequence ATGGCGTACGACCTGATCACCATGGGGCGGATCGGGGTGGACCTCTACCCGCTGCAGACAGGTGTGCCGCTCCCGCAGGTCACGTCCTTCGGGAAGTTCCTGGGCGGCTCGGCGACCAACGTCGCCGTCGCCGCGGCCCGCCTGGGGCGGGACACCGCGGTGATCTCCCGCACCGGCGACGACCCCTTCGGCGTCTATCTGCACGAGGCCCTGCGCGGCTTCGGCGTGGACGACCGCTGGGTCACCCCGGTCCCCGGGCTGCCGACGCCCGTCACCTTCTGCGAGGTCTTCCCGCCGGACGACTTCCCGCTGTACTTCTACCGGCAGCCCAAGGCGCCCGACCTGGAGATCGACGCCCACAGCCTCGACCTCGACGCCGTCCGCGAGGCCCGCATCTTCTGGGTCACCGGCACCGGCCTGAGCGAGGAGCCAAGCCGCACGGCGACCCTGGCGGCCCTCGCCCACCGCGCCAAGGCCGGCACGACGGTCTTCGACCTCGACTGGCGGCCCATGTTCTGGTCCGACCCGGACACGGCCCGCCCCTTCTACGAAGAAGCCCTCAAGCACACCACCGTCGCCGTCGGCAACCTCGACGAGGTGGAGGTCGCCACCGGAGTGCGCGAACCGCAGGCCGCCGCGCAGGCGCTGCTGGACGCCGGCGTCGAGCTCGCGGTCGTCAAGCAGGGCCCCAAGGGCGTCCTCGCCGTCAACAGCAAGGGCGAGTCCGCCGAGGTCCCGCCGCTCCCGGTCGACGTGCTCAACGGCCTCGGCGCCGGCGACGCCTTCGGGGGCTCCCTCTGCCACGGCCTGCTCGCGGGCTGGGACCTGGAGAAGATCATGCGTCACGGCAACGCGGCCGGCGCCATCGTCGCCTCCCGCCTGGAGTGCTCCTCGGCGATGCCGACCGTGGCCGAGGTCGAGGCGGCGCTCAAGGCAGGGGCCGTCCGGTGA
- a CDS encoding sugar phosphate isomerase/epimerase has protein sequence MTSLSPQSSLSRIRIGSAPDSWGVWFPDDPAQVPWQRFLDEVAQSGYEWIELGPYGYLPTDPAVLAAETAQRGLKVSAGTVFTGLHHGEAVWDKTWAHVADNATLAQAMGASHLVVIPSFWRDDKTGEVLEPDTLTPEQWRNLTSLTERLGKEVRERYGLQIVVHPHADTHIDSEENVVRFLDGTDSSLVSLCLDTGHYAYCGGDSVKLIETYGERIGYLHLKQVDPEILADVRANEVPFGPAVGRGVMCEPPTGVPALGPVLEAAQKLDVDLFAIVEQDMYPCDPDKPLPIAQRTRAFLRSCGA, from the coding sequence ATGACGTCGTTGTCACCTCAGTCCTCACTCTCCCGCATCCGGATCGGATCGGCCCCCGACAGCTGGGGCGTCTGGTTCCCGGACGATCCCGCCCAGGTCCCCTGGCAGCGCTTCCTCGACGAGGTCGCGCAGTCCGGCTACGAGTGGATCGAGCTGGGCCCCTACGGCTATCTGCCGACCGACCCCGCCGTGCTCGCCGCCGAGACCGCGCAGCGCGGCCTGAAGGTGTCGGCGGGCACGGTGTTCACGGGCCTGCACCACGGCGAAGCCGTGTGGGACAAGACCTGGGCCCATGTCGCCGACAACGCCACGCTCGCGCAGGCGATGGGCGCGTCCCACCTGGTGGTCATCCCGTCGTTCTGGCGCGACGACAAGACCGGCGAGGTGCTCGAGCCGGACACGCTCACGCCCGAGCAGTGGCGCAACCTGACCTCGCTCACCGAGCGGCTCGGCAAGGAGGTGCGCGAGCGGTACGGCCTGCAGATCGTCGTCCACCCGCACGCCGACACCCACATCGACAGCGAGGAGAACGTCGTCCGCTTCCTCGACGGCACGGACTCGTCGCTGGTGTCGCTGTGCCTGGACACCGGGCACTACGCGTACTGCGGCGGCGACAGCGTCAAGCTGATCGAGACCTACGGCGAGCGGATCGGGTACCTGCACCTCAAGCAGGTCGACCCGGAGATCCTCGCGGACGTGCGGGCGAACGAGGTGCCCTTCGGTCCGGCCGTCGGACGCGGTGTGATGTGCGAGCCGCCGACCGGTGTGCCCGCGCTGGGTCCCGTGCTGGAGGCCGCTCAGAAGCTGGACGTCGACCTCTTCGCGATCGTCGAGCAGGACATGTACCCCTGCGATCCGGACAAGCCTCTGCCGATCGCCCAGCGGACGCGAGCGTTCCTGCGCTCCTGCGGGGCGTAG
- a CDS encoding AlpA family transcriptional regulator: protein MTDRRLWSYKEIAAHIKVQPDTVRSYRKHGLLPSPDHVEGGKPYWYAETVRAWVASRPGNRGRRLD, encoded by the coding sequence ATGACCGACCGAAGGCTCTGGTCCTACAAGGAGATCGCGGCACACATCAAGGTGCAGCCGGACACCGTACGGTCCTACCGCAAGCACGGACTGCTGCCCTCGCCCGACCACGTCGAGGGCGGCAAGCCCTACTGGTACGCCGAAACCGTCCGCGCCTGGGTCGCCTCCCGGCCCGGCAACCGGGGCCGCAGACTCGACTGA
- the mmsA gene encoding CoA-acylating methylmalonate-semialdehyde dehydrogenase, with product MTKIVNHWIGGKTVEGASGTYGPVTDPATGAVTTKVAFATVDEVDAAVAAAKDAYATWGQSSLAKRTTILFKFRALLDANRDAIAELITAEHGKVHSDALGEVARGLEIVDLACGITVQLKGELSTEVASRVDVSSIRQPLGVVAGITPFNFPAMVPMWMFPMAIACGNTFVLKPSEKDPSAALKIAELLAEAGLPDGVFNVVHGDKVAVDRLLEHPDVKAVSFVGSTPIARYIHTTASANGKRVQALGGAKNHMLVLPDADLDAAADAAVSAAYGSAGERCMAISAVVAVGAIGDELVEKIRERAEKIKIGPGNDPTSEMGPLITKVHRDKVASYVTGAAAEGAEVVLDGSGYTVEGFEDGHWIGISLLDKVPTSAKAYQDEIFGPVLCVLRVDTYDEGVALINSSPFGNGTAIFTRDGGAARRFQLEIEAGMVGVNVPIPVPVGYHSFGGWKDSLFGDHHIYGNDGTHFYTRGKVVTTRWPDPADGPGGVDLGFPRNH from the coding sequence ATGACGAAGATCGTCAACCACTGGATCGGCGGCAAGACCGTCGAAGGCGCGTCGGGCACGTACGGGCCGGTCACCGACCCCGCGACCGGCGCCGTCACCACGAAGGTCGCCTTCGCGACCGTCGACGAGGTAGACGCGGCCGTAGCCGCCGCGAAGGACGCCTACGCGACCTGGGGCCAGTCCTCGCTGGCCAAGCGGACCACGATCCTGTTCAAGTTCCGGGCGCTGCTCGACGCGAACCGGGACGCGATCGCCGAGCTGATCACCGCCGAGCACGGCAAGGTGCACAGCGACGCGCTCGGCGAGGTCGCGCGCGGCCTGGAGATCGTGGACCTGGCGTGCGGGATCACCGTGCAGCTGAAGGGCGAGCTGTCGACGGAGGTCGCCAGCCGCGTCGACGTGTCGTCGATCCGGCAGCCGCTGGGCGTCGTCGCGGGCATCACGCCGTTCAACTTCCCGGCGATGGTCCCGATGTGGATGTTCCCGATGGCCATCGCGTGCGGCAACACGTTCGTGCTGAAGCCGTCCGAGAAGGACCCGTCGGCGGCCCTGAAGATCGCCGAGCTGCTGGCGGAGGCCGGTCTGCCCGACGGCGTGTTCAACGTCGTCCACGGTGACAAGGTGGCCGTCGACCGCCTCCTGGAGCACCCGGACGTCAAGGCCGTCTCCTTCGTCGGCTCGACCCCGATCGCCCGCTACATCCACACCACCGCCTCGGCGAACGGCAAGCGCGTCCAGGCCCTGGGCGGCGCGAAGAACCACATGCTGGTCCTGCCCGACGCGGACCTGGACGCGGCGGCCGACGCCGCCGTCTCCGCCGCCTACGGCTCGGCCGGCGAGCGCTGCATGGCCATCTCCGCGGTGGTCGCGGTGGGCGCGATCGGCGACGAGCTGGTGGAGAAGATCCGCGAGCGCGCCGAGAAGATCAAGATCGGCCCCGGCAACGACCCGACCTCCGAGATGGGCCCGCTCATCACCAAGGTCCACCGCGACAAGGTGGCGTCCTACGTCACCGGCGCGGCCGCCGAGGGCGCCGAGGTCGTGCTCGACGGCAGCGGCTACACGGTCGAGGGCTTCGAGGACGGCCACTGGATCGGCATCTCGCTCCTCGACAAGGTGCCCACGTCCGCGAAGGCCTACCAGGACGAGATCTTCGGCCCGGTCCTGTGCGTCCTGCGCGTGGACACCTACGACGAGGGCGTGGCGCTGATCAACAGCTCGCCCTTCGGCAACGGCACCGCGATCTTCACCCGGGACGGCGGCGCGGCCCGCCGCTTCCAGCTGGAGATCGAGGCCGGCATGGTCGGCGTGAACGTCCCGATCCCGGTCCCCGTCGGCTACCACAGCTTCGGCGGCTGGAAGGACTCCCTCTTCGGCGACCACCACATCTACGGCAACGACGGCACGCACTTCTACACCCGCGGCAAGGTCGTCACCACCCGCTGGCCCGACCCGGCCGACGGCCCGGGCGGCGTGGACCTGGGCTTCCCGCGCAACCACTGA
- a CDS encoding AraC family transcriptional regulator, protein MNRPRRRLETPIGAATLLLGFEHPVRISRAGRAPDTLLSAYCGATTTPAVGEHGGRMSGVEVLLTPWAGFTLFGTPQHELVNRTVDPDDLPHALAAHRAGEPRRSVGELAASLAALPSWEKRFGFLDDLLTHWWEAGTPSSQRVVRAWSELVRTNGAIPVPRLADEVGWSVRQLENRFREQIGLGPKAAARVLRLQRARRLLAAGRGAAETAALCGFYDQAHLSGEFKTMTGCTPREFAAARRRPWSTSPAADRLSGEATSLVLPARPTDPTTDWSGPGALFSKTRRVG, encoded by the coding sequence ATGAACCGGCCCCGGCGCAGGCTGGAGACGCCGATCGGGGCCGCGACGCTTCTGCTGGGCTTCGAGCACCCCGTCCGCATCTCGCGCGCGGGCCGCGCCCCGGACACCCTCCTGTCCGCGTACTGCGGGGCCACGACCACGCCGGCCGTCGGCGAGCACGGCGGACGGATGTCGGGCGTCGAGGTGCTGCTCACCCCCTGGGCGGGCTTCACCCTCTTCGGCACGCCCCAGCACGAGCTCGTCAACCGCACCGTCGACCCCGACGACCTCCCCCACGCCCTGGCCGCCCACCGGGCGGGCGAACCCCGGCGCAGCGTCGGCGAACTCGCCGCCTCCCTGGCCGCGTTGCCGAGCTGGGAGAAGCGGTTCGGGTTCCTCGACGATCTGCTCACCCACTGGTGGGAGGCCGGCACGCCGAGTTCGCAGCGGGTCGTGCGGGCCTGGTCGGAGCTGGTGCGGACGAACGGCGCGATACCGGTGCCCCGGCTCGCGGACGAGGTCGGCTGGAGCGTACGGCAGTTGGAGAACCGCTTCCGTGAGCAGATCGGGCTCGGTCCCAAGGCCGCGGCGCGCGTCCTGCGGCTGCAACGGGCCCGCCGTCTGCTGGCGGCCGGCCGGGGCGCGGCCGAGACGGCGGCGCTCTGCGGCTTCTACGACCAGGCGCATCTCAGCGGCGAGTTCAAGACGATGACCGGGTGCACACCCCGTGAGTTCGCGGCGGCCCGCCGACGGCCCTGGTCGACGTCGCCGGCGGCCGACCGGCTGAGCGGGGAGGCCACGAGCCTCGTCCTGCCGGCCCGGCCGACCGATCCGACGACGGATTGGTCCGGACCGGGTGCGCTTTTTTCCAAGACCCGGCGGGTCGGCTGA
- a CDS encoding deoxyribose-phosphate aldolase, which produces MTVDVTELVRLRTQHPEAIAEAAARRVRRPLLGDSGRLMIVAADHPARGALGVGGDRLAMANRVDLLERLCLALSRPGVDGVLATADILDDLLLLGALDGKVVMGSMNRGGLQGAVFELDDRFTGHRAEDMERLGFDAGKLLLRIDYDDPGSLTTLETTARAIDDMAARRLPLFVEPFISRRTPDGKLGNDLSAEAVTKSIAIASGLGGTSAYTWLKVPVTDNPDDMAQVMETSTLPAVLLGGEVGDDQDGAYEKWRGALQLPTVRGLVVGRSLLYPADGDVAAAVDTAVGLL; this is translated from the coding sequence GTGACCGTCGACGTGACCGAACTCGTCCGCCTGCGCACCCAGCATCCCGAGGCGATCGCGGAGGCCGCCGCCCGCCGTGTCCGCAGGCCGCTCCTGGGCGACTCCGGCCGGCTGATGATCGTGGCCGCCGACCACCCGGCCCGTGGCGCGCTCGGCGTCGGCGGCGACCGGCTGGCCATGGCCAACCGCGTCGACCTGCTCGAACGCCTCTGCCTGGCGCTCTCCCGCCCCGGCGTCGACGGAGTCCTCGCGACCGCCGACATCCTCGACGACCTGCTGCTGCTCGGCGCCCTCGACGGCAAGGTCGTCATGGGCTCCATGAACCGCGGCGGCCTCCAGGGCGCGGTCTTCGAGCTCGACGACCGCTTCACCGGCCACCGCGCCGAGGACATGGAGCGACTGGGCTTCGACGCGGGCAAGCTGCTGCTGCGCATCGACTACGACGACCCGGGCTCCCTCACCACCCTGGAGACCACGGCCCGCGCCATCGACGACATGGCCGCCCGTAGACTCCCGCTCTTCGTCGAGCCGTTCATCAGCCGTCGCACCCCCGACGGCAAGCTCGGCAACGACCTCTCCGCCGAGGCCGTCACCAAGTCCATCGCCATCGCCTCCGGCCTGGGCGGCACCTCCGCCTACACCTGGCTGAAGGTGCCGGTCACCGACAACCCCGACGACATGGCCCAGGTCATGGAGACGTCCACGCTCCCCGCGGTCCTGCTGGGCGGCGAGGTCGGCGACGACCAGGACGGGGCGTACGAGAAGTGGCGGGGCGCCCTTCAACTCCCCACCGTCCGCGGTCTCGTGGTCGGACGCTCGCTGCTGTACCCGGCCGACGGGGACGTCGCCGCCGCCGTGGACACCGCCGTAGGACTGCTGTGA
- a CDS encoding zinc-dependent alcohol dehydrogenase family protein: protein MRAVVFERFGEPAEVREVADPRPAGHGVVVRVEATGLCRSDWHGWAGHDPDIALPHVPGHELAGVVAEVGDRVTGWKPGDRVTVPFVCGCGSCPSCAAGDHQVCERQTQPGFTHWGSFAQYVALDHADVNLVAIPDGLSYATAASLGCRFATAFRAVVHQGRVAAGEWTVVHGCGGVGLSAVMIAAASGARVIAVDVSPKALELARAFGAAECVDATRTPDTAAAVRELTGGGAQLSLDALGSPATCAASVNGLRRRGRHVQVGLLPSADGTTPVPLARAIALELELLGSHGMAAHAYPEMLELVRAGVLRPDLLVTSTITLDATPAALAALGSAPGAGVTVIEPWS, encoded by the coding sequence ATGCGGGCTGTGGTGTTCGAACGGTTCGGGGAGCCGGCCGAGGTGCGGGAGGTGGCCGACCCCCGGCCCGCCGGCCACGGGGTCGTGGTGCGCGTCGAGGCCACCGGCCTGTGCCGCAGCGACTGGCACGGCTGGGCGGGCCACGACCCGGACATCGCCCTGCCGCACGTCCCCGGTCATGAACTCGCCGGAGTCGTGGCGGAGGTCGGCGACCGGGTCACCGGCTGGAAGCCCGGCGACCGGGTCACCGTCCCCTTCGTCTGCGGCTGCGGGAGCTGCCCGTCCTGCGCGGCCGGCGACCACCAGGTGTGCGAACGCCAGACCCAGCCCGGCTTCACCCACTGGGGCTCCTTCGCCCAGTACGTGGCCCTGGACCACGCCGACGTGAACCTGGTCGCGATCCCGGACGGCCTGTCCTACGCCACCGCGGCCTCGCTCGGCTGCCGGTTCGCCACCGCGTTCCGGGCGGTCGTGCACCAGGGCCGGGTCGCGGCGGGGGAGTGGACGGTGGTCCACGGCTGCGGAGGCGTGGGCCTCTCGGCGGTGATGATCGCGGCGGCCTCGGGAGCCAGGGTGATCGCCGTGGACGTATCGCCGAAGGCGCTGGAGCTGGCGCGGGCGTTCGGCGCGGCGGAGTGTGTGGACGCGACGCGGACGCCGGACACCGCGGCGGCGGTCCGTGAGCTGACCGGGGGTGGCGCCCAGCTCTCCCTCGACGCCCTGGGCTCCCCCGCCACCTGCGCCGCCTCCGTCAACGGCCTGCGCCGCCGCGGCCGCCATGTCCAGGTCGGCCTGCTGCCTTCGGCGGACGGCACGACCCCCGTCCCCCTGGCCCGCGCCATCGCTCTCGAGCTGGAACTCCTCGGCAGCCACGGCATGGCCGCCCACGCCTACCCGGAGATGCTGGAGCTGGTCAGGGCGGGCGTACTGCGCCCCGACCTGCTGGTCACGTCCACGATCACGCTGGACGCGACCCCGGCCGCCCTGGCGGCGCTGGGCTCGGCGCCCGGGGCGGGCGTGACGGTCATCGAGCCGTGGAGCTGA
- the iolB gene encoding 5-deoxy-glucuronate isomerase yields MTNTEPHHTENHPTHHDLYVPKGATAGGNYVLDIDPKRAGWTHSSLRIVELEPGGTHLFTTGDSEWIVLPLEGGCTVQTEGNEFQLLGRESVFASVSDFAYVPRDARAQIASGAGGRFALAGAKCERRLPARYGPAPEVPVEERGSGNQLRHVRNFASAAAFDCDKLIAVEVITPGGNWSSYPPHKHDEHRPGEEAELEEIYYFEIDGPHGFGYQRVSPSREGGSEVLAEVRTGDAVLVPDGWHGPSIAQPGHAMYYLNVMAGPGETREWRICFHPDHTEGYR; encoded by the coding sequence ATGACGAACACCGAGCCGCACCACACCGAGAACCATCCGACGCACCACGACCTGTACGTCCCCAAGGGGGCGACCGCCGGCGGGAACTACGTGCTCGACATCGACCCCAAGAGGGCCGGCTGGACGCACAGCAGTCTGCGGATCGTGGAGCTGGAGCCGGGGGGCACCCACCTCTTCACCACCGGCGACAGCGAGTGGATCGTGCTTCCGCTGGAAGGCGGATGTACCGTGCAAACAGAGGGAAACGAGTTCCAACTCCTGGGCAGGGAAAGCGTGTTCGCGTCGGTCTCCGACTTCGCGTACGTTCCCCGCGACGCCCGGGCACAGATCGCCTCCGGCGCGGGAGGCCGCTTCGCCCTGGCAGGAGCGAAGTGCGAGCGACGACTCCCCGCCCGCTACGGCCCCGCGCCGGAGGTCCCCGTCGAAGAACGCGGCAGCGGCAACCAGCTGCGCCACGTGCGCAACTTCGCGTCCGCCGCCGCCTTCGACTGCGACAAGCTGATCGCCGTCGAGGTCATCACCCCCGGCGGCAACTGGTCCTCGTACCCGCCGCACAAGCACGACGAGCACCGGCCGGGCGAGGAGGCCGAGCTCGAGGAGATCTACTACTTCGAGATCGACGGCCCGCACGGCTTCGGCTACCAGCGCGTGTCCCCCTCGCGCGAGGGCGGCTCCGAGGTCCTCGCCGAGGTCCGCACCGGTGACGCCGTGCTCGTCCCCGACGGCTGGCACGGCCCGTCGATCGCCCAGCCCGGCCACGCCATGTACTACCTCAACGTCATGGCGGGCCCCGGCGAGACCCGCGAGTGGCGGATCTGCTTCCACCCCGACCACACGGAGGGTTACCGATGA
- the iolD gene encoding 3D-(3,5/4)-trihydroxycyclohexane-1,2-dione acylhydrolase (decyclizing), translated as MTTTRLTVAQALVRFLAAQYTERDGVRRRLIGATWGIFGHGNVAGLGQALIEYADDMPYHQGRNEQSMVHAAVGYARQSNRLSTHAVTTSIGPGATNLVTGAALATVNHLPVLLLPGDTFATRVADPVLQQLEVPYAGDVSVNDCLRPVSKYFDRVTRPEALIPAALQAMRVLTDPVETGAVTLALPQDVQAEAYDWPDEFFADRTWVVRRPGADPTELAEAVTAIRSAKRPLLVAGGGVHHSRAEEALAEFAEATGIPVASTQAGKGSLRYDHPQDVGGVGHTGTATADELARTADLVIGVGTRYTDFTTASNTLFQGDGVRFLNLNIASYDGHKLAGQPLVADARSGLTELTQALGTHAHRVADAYVAEYGEDKERWEQRVDACYEAEEPDVRPTQVQVLGALDALADESDVIINAAGSLPGDLHKLWRARSRDQYHLEYGFSCMGYEIPAAIGVKMAAPERNVWALVGDGTYLMMPTEIVTAVQEGIAIKILLVQNHGYASIGGLSESVGGERFGTAYRFTSDDGTFTGAPLPVDLAANVASLGMRVLRAKTVRELREALAEARSADTPTCVYVETETADTVSGPPPAQAWWDVPVAETATRASAVKARELYERHVSTRRRHL; from the coding sequence ATGACCACCACCAGGCTCACAGTGGCCCAGGCGCTGGTCCGCTTCCTCGCCGCCCAGTACACCGAGCGCGACGGCGTACGCCGGCGGCTGATCGGCGCGACCTGGGGCATCTTCGGCCACGGGAACGTCGCGGGCCTCGGCCAGGCGCTCATCGAGTACGCCGACGACATGCCGTACCACCAGGGCCGCAACGAGCAGTCGATGGTGCACGCGGCCGTCGGCTACGCCCGCCAGTCGAACCGCCTGTCCACGCACGCCGTGACGACGTCGATCGGCCCCGGCGCGACGAACCTGGTCACCGGCGCCGCCCTGGCGACCGTCAACCACCTCCCGGTCCTGCTCCTGCCCGGCGACACCTTCGCGACCCGCGTCGCCGACCCGGTGCTCCAGCAGCTCGAAGTCCCGTACGCGGGCGATGTGTCGGTCAACGACTGCCTGCGCCCGGTGTCGAAGTACTTCGACCGGGTCACCCGTCCGGAAGCCCTGATCCCGGCGGCCCTGCAGGCCATGCGGGTCCTCACCGACCCGGTGGAGACCGGGGCCGTGACCCTCGCCCTCCCGCAGGACGTCCAGGCCGAGGCCTACGACTGGCCCGACGAGTTCTTCGCCGACCGCACCTGGGTCGTACGACGTCCCGGCGCCGACCCCACCGAACTCGCCGAGGCGGTCACGGCCATCCGGTCCGCGAAGCGCCCCCTCCTCGTCGCCGGCGGCGGCGTCCACCACAGCCGCGCCGAGGAGGCCCTCGCCGAGTTCGCCGAGGCCACCGGCATCCCGGTCGCCTCCACCCAGGCCGGCAAGGGCTCCCTGCGCTACGACCACCCCCAGGACGTCGGCGGCGTCGGCCACACCGGCACCGCGACCGCGGACGAACTCGCCCGCACGGCCGACCTGGTGATAGGCGTGGGCACCCGCTACACCGACTTCACCACGGCGTCCAACACCCTGTTCCAGGGCGACGGCGTCCGCTTCCTCAACCTCAACATCGCCTCCTACGACGGCCACAAGCTCGCCGGTCAGCCGCTCGTCGCGGACGCCCGCAGCGGCCTCACGGAACTCACCCAGGCCCTGGGCACGCACGCCCACCGCGTCGCCGACGCCTATGTCGCCGAGTACGGCGAGGACAAGGAGCGCTGGGAGCAGCGCGTCGACGCCTGCTACGAGGCCGAGGAGCCCGACGTACGGCCGACGCAGGTGCAGGTGCTGGGCGCGCTGGACGCGCTCGCCGACGAGTCGGACGTGATCATCAACGCGGCCGGTTCGCTCCCCGGCGATCTGCACAAGCTGTGGCGGGCGCGCTCCCGGGACCAGTACCACCTGGAGTACGGCTTCTCCTGCATGGGCTACGAGATTCCGGCGGCCATCGGAGTGAAGATGGCCGCGCCCGAGCGCAACGTCTGGGCGCTGGTCGGCGACGGCACGTATCTGATGATGCCGACGGAGATCGTGACGGCCGTGCAGGAGGGGATCGCGATCAAGATCCTGCTCGTGCAGAACCACGGCTACGCCTCGATCGGCGGTCTGTCGGAGTCGGTGGGCGGCGAACGGTTCGGCACCGCGTACCGCTTCACCTCGGACGACGGCACCTTCACGGGCGCCCCGCTCCCCGTCGACCTGGCCGCCAACGTGGCGAGCCTGGGCATGCGCGTGCTGCGCGCGAAGACCGTCCGCGAGCTGCGCGAGGCCCTCGCCGAAGCGCGCTCCGCCGACACTCCCACTTGTGTCTACGTCGAGACCGAAACGGCCGACACTGTGTCGGGCCCGCCGCCGGCGCAGGCCTGGTGGGATGTACCTGTGGCCGAGACCGCGACGCGCGCGTCCGCGGTCAAGGCACGTGAGCTGTACGAACGGCACGTCTCCACCCGACGCCGCCATCTGTGA